TAGCTTCTGCCTCTTTTCTAGCTTTTTCTGCAGCAACAGCAGCAGCTTTGGATTCTGCTTCCCTTCTAGCTTTAGCTTCTGCCTCTCTTTTAGCCTTCTTTTCAGCGTCTATCTTAGCTTCCTTCTCAGCTTCTATCCTGACTATTCCCGCATCTGATGTTTCTTTTTGAGCTCTTGCTtccatcatcatctttatttttgattcaATTCCATTTTTAACAATCTCTCTTGCAGAGTTTTTATTGGAAGGTTGATCAGCTGTATCAACTGGGTCCCTTTGTAAAACTATAGGAGTTTGATTTGTCGCTGGCGGTTGCTCATCATTCTCAGTTTGAATATGTGTATCTTCCATTCCAATTTTATTGTTCATATAAAATGGTTCGGAGCCTAATAAACGTTGATATCTATTTGGGGTAGATTCGTCTGCttgttcattattattatcagtaTCAGGGTGTTCTTCGTAATGAGGTTCAGCGGTTGTAGATACCAGATTTTGTTGATGAGGTTGATTAAAGGATATATTATTCATGTTATTAAATTGTACTGACATGGCATGTGATCTAGCTATGTCCATTTTAATTTCCATCTGCTTTTTCCTCAATAAATTCACATATTTACTCTCCATTGACTGTAACTTATCgatttcttcaattaattgCTCCTCATCGGATATATCCTTTTCGTATAgatcttctaatttttgttgaacatttaaaattttattctcaagaaattgaatatatttttcattggaTGAGGATATGgaattatcaaatactCGCTGTATACTTTGTGGTGCTGAATTTGAAACGAAcatgatatatatatttcacTATTGCAAATAATCTATCGGACTATAATAAATcagtatattattttttgggCAAGCTAGATCCTGAAAGATGATTGGCAATAGCAAGGGTTTAGAATTGGCTGATTCCCGAAAAGAGGCTTTTgcataaaatataaaactttataaatgaaaaataaagaagaacaaGTCATCTGCCAATATTAGTGTAAGCTTCAATCTCTAAAAAAGTTAATgattttcatatttttttttatcgGAATGAACatcagaaaaaaaaaatataaaaaataaatataaagagTTAAGTATCCTTAAAAAAAGGATAATATGAAGTACGACTAGTCTATCCTGTTCGTTTTTACGCACCAAAGAATGTATTGCAATGGCATTATGCcgatttcattaaattttgtaatataaGTTACACagttatatttatatagacatacttatataaatatttattctattCTCTTCTATTTTTTAGAAGCAAGGATATCAGTAATGATTCTCCTACAATGGCTATGACATGGGGGCGAGTTTAATAGTTCAACTTTCAGTAAATACTTGTTAACAAAAGAATGCTAAAACACGTATAGTTCAAGAGAATTGCTTTCtcgtatttttttgatcaGATGTAAAGATATGAGAACAACCTAAGCagacaaaaaataaaaccaTTGACGTATCTTTTCTACGTTGTTGTGATTGGAAGAAGACGTTTTCTTTTGCATGACAATTTGGACATTCACGGTCTGAACGCGGTAGAGTAGGGTCTGAACCAATATCTTGAACAACACCTGCAGTTTCACCAATATTTGTAATCAATTCATGACGGTAGACTAAGGAAGAACCTGCTTCTTCTACATATGAACAAGTACGGCATTCGAAAAGTAGACGCATGCTTTCTTTATCTTCACGAGGATATAACATATTGTTGCAATCACGGCAGAAACGAAAGGTAGTCATACTGTATGTGTAGGGTGTGAATTAGAATATGTATAATGTGTTATCTATATTTCAGTCTGTGTTTGGTATATTACAAGCTGTTGTATTTATTCATCTTGgtttttttccaaatgtattccttttctttttaaacttttaaaatttcacaTTACAATTTGTATTTTACAAGTTTTCCAAAGATATCcgaaatttgaaaaattaaaaactaAGCTAAAGAATATCtacatttatataaatattcgTTTTCTTATGTTGAagtattttctaatttcattaatgtTTTTTATATGTATAAAGGCTTTATTCAtgtaaaaatgataatgttGCACTACAAATATAGGATATATATGTAAATTTTGCTAATGTAAAATATCATAAAATCATATATTGTAAAAAGATCATTaggatattattaaatccaAATTGACTCGTGGTTACGGTTAAGTATAGATATTACCATATTTACTTCATCTATAGTTTTCCATATATGTTGGATAGTATCAACAAATCGTCATTTCACAGACATTTCATTCACATCAAAAATTCTTGTTTTCCTTAATTGAGTCGAGTGGTTTACAAAGTAATATACTTGACTTGGTATATCTCTAAATAATCTTGTAGTTTAACTTTAACAATTTAACACCATTTAATagcatttttattatttattattttgttgcACGTgacaattttatttttttctttgaaatGGAAATCTTCCatgaatctttaaaaaaaaattaaggttcaataaaagataaaatgtaaaaaaaaataaaaatagaaaagtAGAAAGATTACAATAAAAGTTATCTATAGATCATTTTAATACCAATGTCATCTTCACGAATTCTATTAAGAAACTCTCTTTCTATTGCCAGACCATCAAGAGTATTGTTCAATTCAAGAATAGTTAATTCATCGGCGCGTTTGCTTTGGACTCAATCTCCTTCATATAATTCTATTTCAAAAGATGATTCCATAAAAAAGGAAGAAAGTGCGCCAAGTAAAGCTGTTCAAGAAGTGAGTCCAAAAATTCAAGCTTTGGTGGATCAAATTTCAGCATTAACACTATTGGAAACTGCTTCTTTAGTGACAGAATTAAAGACAAAGTTAAACATACCTGATTTTGCAATGGCTGCTCCTGCTGTTGCTACTGCAGGCAGTGCTAATGGTGCAGCTGCTGTTAGTGAAGAAGATGGTGAAAGCAGTGGAGCTAAAAAGGAATCCAAAGAAAAGActgttttcaatattaaattagattCATTTGAAACAAAGAGTAAGCCAAAGATTATTAAGGAAGTTAAGGGTTTATTAGGTCTTTCTTTAGTTGAAGCTAAGAAATTTGTTGAAGCAGCTCCAAAATTGTTAAAAGAAAACGTGGCAAAGGATGATGCTGACaagataaagaaaactCTTGAAGATTTGGGCGCTAAAGTTACATTGGAATAAGCAATCAATTGGCTATTAATGAAATGTATCTTCATGTAAATAAGAAAGTCTGATAAGTATTAATatagtataataatattacacaattcattattagtaaataattcaaactgtatttattcattaaccaagtaataattcaatatatatatatatatattcttaatGAATATAGCATTACTATTATGCCAATCTTTTAATGTTTATTAATACTGCAAATTGTTTTCttgaattatattatattatccTATATTATACTATATTGTTCTATATTATACTATATTATTCtatattatattgtattatatattatatattgtactatattgaattgaaatgTGTTGTATATGCTTTTGTATATATTGAATTGGCTTGGcttattttgatttgttCTATTGTAGTTAATAGCAtgtatatttgtatttcgtCCTATTGACGTATtgatttgtttatttgtttcTTGGTCCCTTTTAATTGTTCTTGATGAAACGATTTATGCGAGTAATTAcccaaaataatatattaagaGAGAACCAAGGTgaataatagtattataattgaagaaaacTCAGATAATAAGATATCTCAGATCAAAAGataaacaaaacaaaacaaaaacaaaaaaaacaaaaaaaaaaaaaaaaaaaataaaaaaaaagaaaaatttattctttaacgtaatataaaaataagtaGAGATTCAAGATTTATTCccatttttgatttttacattttttattcattcatcttttatcttttttttctttctttttcttctttttttttcctttatttgttaaaatatatatatttaatgaatcaATGAATGAGTGAATGTATGATTACCgaattgaattgaaatgaacagtattaaattgaaatttagTGAAACCGAAAACGTCATAAAGAACAATTAGAACAGATAGAATACATTAAAacataaataattaatcaataaataaatagtaaaaattctttaatattattattattattattattattattattattattatcattattattattattatttttattatttttattatttttattattattattattattattatagcCAAATATCTTGACCGGATGGTCTTGTATCACGACGATCAGTCAGTTGTGGAGCATATTGAGTGGTACCAttgttattagtattagtaGCAGCCGGTGCAGGAGAAGCAGTATTTTGTGGAGGATATTGAGTAACACCCCCTTGTTGTACATGTTGCGGATGTTGAGGTGATGCTTGCTGAAGTATTCTTGTTgggttattattattgttgttgttattgttatcattgttgttattttgttgagcgttttgttttaaattatccATATTTTTCTCTATTAGTATCAATAATTCAGGTGGTAAGAAATCTGCAGCagttaaattttcttgagtttgttgtttaatttcttcaggGATTGGATAATGTTTGTCACCAGCATTAACGGCATCAATCTTACAATAATGGAAATGAGTGGCAAACTTTTTCATggctaataatttaatatttttaaactgttctttttcttcttgtttattatcacttccattattattattagtggCAGTGGCGGTGgcagtattattattattattattattattattattattaatgttatcattattgttattattatttgaattatcatttaGATTCGTTGCATTATTAtccttaatattattactatttgcATTATTGCTGTTTGTTTGTGTCAATTGTGGAACTGATTTTTCAACCATGGCCTTAGTATATCTTAGCATAGTCCAATCAAACAAATGATCATTGTGGTATTCCAATTTAATTGacaaatctttaaataatcttgccaaaaacaaataatctGGTCTTTCATcgaattttaaatttttacaatAATTCATATATTGTGAGAATTCTTCTGGCAAACCAGCACATAAGACTTCGACGCTAAtacataattttttttccaaaatacgatcatatttttgctttttCGTGGTGGCTTTCAAACCTTGCCATGGTAAAGACCCTTTACagaaataaatcaaaacgTACCCTAGAGATTCCAAATCATCTCTACGAGATTGTTCAATTCCTAAATGAGTGTTGACTGAAGCATAACGAGCAGTCCCAGTCAAGGATTTATTTTCACGATAAGGAATGTGTCTATGAGTATTGAAATCTCTATATTTCTTGGATAGACCTAGATCGATCACATGAACTGTGCTACCACGTCTGCCAACACCCATTAAGAAATTGTCTGGTTTAATATCTCTATGGATAAAAGATCTACCGTGGATGTATTGAACACGGCAAATCATTTGTAAAGCCAGCATGATAACTGTTTTGAAACTAAATTGACGATGACAATAGTTGAAAAGATCTTCCAAAGAAGGACCTAATAAATCCATAACCATGGCGTTATATTCACCTTCACGGCCAAACCACCTAATAAAAGGAATCCCCACACCACCggtcaaatatttatacacTCGTGATTCATAATCCAATTGAGGATGTCTTGATCTTATAGACTCTAATTTGATTGCTACTTCTTCACCAGAAACTAAATTTGTACCATGATAGATATCACCAAATGAACCTGAACCAATCTTTCTACCGATACGAAACTTTCTACCTACTCTTAAATCcatgatattttttattttctatttttgaTGTATGAGATGATATGAATTGTAGTAAACTATAAGTTACTATGTTTTAAGATAAATGAATTGAGTCCTTTGCCGATGTTAAAATTCGTAAATCAAAccaaatcaaattcaaattcaaattctaaaCCAAAAATCAATACtcaaaaatcaaaaatcaaaatctaAGCCAATATTACAATGCTCAATACACTGGGGCCTATTACTATTCTGATGGTTTCTTTGTTCTTGatgggaaaaaaaataaaactatttaCTTATCTATCTAtggaataaaaaaaaaataactatTAAAAAGGAAACTTTACTTAGTAcctaataaaaaaaaaaaattttaatgtaagtttaaaacaatttattaaattaattagaatttatgtatttcttttgtttaattttaattttgaagatattTCTTACAAAtagaaatcaaaaaaaccaaaaataatttgtttcTCTGTTTTGGGCACTGTCCCGGGTAAACTGCGCGATTGTTTAAAATTGCATCCTTTTGTACGACGCAATGTCTTTATTCTTGGTATAGTTTCCAGGAGACAACAAGACCTTTTGCAAACCTCACAAATCTTTGTGACAATCAGAATTAGACTTGATGTAATGGTACTTCAAATAGTAAGAGTAATTACATTTTTTATTGGAATGGAATTTGTTGAGAGAACAACAAGAAGCTAACCCGTTGTAACTGCTAGCCTGTAACTACCTAGCTCTGTACGTGTATATAATAAGATAATGGGGTTAATGCCACCTTCATAAGATGCAACTAGTgtttcttaaataatatgtAAGTCGTACTTTGTTTAGTGTTACGAAGTACTAGTTAAATACGTATATAAATGTTGCACGCGCAAACGTTAAAGGatgaaaaatcaataatatcCTTTTCTCCTTCTATCGCAACTtgtatttcaatttatatttcaatttatatttcaagTTACGTTTCATAAGGGTTGAATATGATACGTTCCAGGAGAAAGTATCACTCTTATTTTCTGTTTGTCAAATTTATGATTTATCTAGCACCCTGAATTTATCGGGAGTCAGGCAAAATCAAAGTTAACCACATTCAGCAAAATGGTTTCCTTTGTCGCATCCTTTATGTGTCTGTGTAcaagttttatttttttttgtcaaCTTTTTCTTTCGGACTCAAATTAAAAGTTAAACTGCTACTATCTCTACTTATTTCTCACTACTCTACCATAGGTCAAGATACTAAGACCATACACGTGTTATTTGGTACAAAAAGTAATGACAACACCCATTTTCATTCTTAGTGGGTCATTCCGCACGGCTCATCGGTTTTTACACCGTTTTTACACCGTTTTTACACCGTTTTTACGGCAGATTGGTCAGCCTAAAGCGTGCTTAGCTTAGTAAGGcaatttttatcatatacttatatataaaacaaaCCCTTCAAGTTTTACCGATCTGGAAACATCGttacattttattttatttttattttgcaAGATGATCCTTTGTTACTGTTGTAATAtctattgataattttatcCATACAAGGCTTATTTCAGGAGATGTTTTTCACTGCAGACGGCATTAACAGAATTACATTCTTAAGATCAGATCCGATctttcaagaaaaattattacaattcCAATATTCCAAAACAATAGTTTTCCTGAAAGGTAGAGCTCTGGCGGTTAAGGATAATCCTAAGTCGTTATATCTCCCTTATTTGACCGATGTATCCAATATCTTAGCAAAATATAGAGAAGTATTTACCACATCGCCAGAAAACATTACCCCATTTGATAATCAATTTAGCCTTGTATTTTTAGGTTTATCTACAGAATATTCTCAAGATGATCACGTTTTCAGATATAATGATTATATGGGGGTGCCTGTATTTGGAATAGATATCCGTCAGGATGATTACGTTATCCCCCAGAGCACCACCGTTTTGGAATCAATGGCTCAGGCTTTCACATTATCCAAATTTCATGCATCTATTTATTCGTATGCTCAAATGTATTTGAAATGGCAATTGAAATACAAGTTTTGTCCAGGTTGTGGTAGTAGGATGTATCTTTTAGATTTAGGTACTAAAGTCCAttgttcttcttcatcaaagGAAAATATGTGTCCCGTTAAAAACGCCAACGTCGATAATATATGGTTCCCCAGAACAGACCCTATTATAATTACTTCCATTACAAATATGGATGGGTCGAAGTTTTTAATTGGTAGAAATAAAAGAGCCAGGAAAACTGAGCAAGAAGGTGGATTTAGACTCTTCTCCACCGTGGCGGGGTTCATGGAACCTGGTGAGTCTGTGGAACAAGCATGTGTTAGAGAAGCCTGGGAGGAAACTGGTGTAAGAGCATCATCAGAAAACGTCGTCTTGGTGTCTTCCCAGCCTTGGCCCTATCCTgcaaatttaatgattggTTGTATTACCAAAGTTGAATTTAATGGTGTTAACGAAAATGTATATTTAGGTCATGATCCTGAATTGGAAGAAGCTATTTGGTTTGATACGCAACTTCTAATCGATGCATTGGTAAGATGTGGAGAAAATACTTCGAATCTCATCTCATTAACAGATGACATCAAATTCCCAGGTGATCGAACAATCGCTTTTACtttattgaaagaaattgCATCTAGATATGTAAAGCCCAAATTATAACTTCGCATAGATAGCATATAAATGTATGTATATGGATAAATTTATACTTATGTTTCCCAAATATTATAGAATTTATGCATATAATTCGTGGTAGATCATTTGATAAACCATCATCCCTATTATAGATTTCttgttttgtatttttttttgcctGGCGTCTTTTTTTACCTATTTGATTCATTTCTCGGACCTCATCCGCTaacaaaatgaaatttcaaaatttgacTAGAATTAAATACATTAAGTTATAAACACTATTATGTTTAGCATTACgttttaaagaataaagCCTTTtgatttcattaaaaaaaattatcatttataaagtttaaataaaagaaatagttatctttatttcaataaaatttagTTATATAAATAAGGGATTCCTCTAGAATGGTAGTTATTGCAGGGCATAGAGGTTACAGGGGTAAATACCCAGAAAATACAATGATGGCGTTTGAAAATGCTTATTCTACAGTCGACATTATTGAAACAGATTTACAAATGACAGCAGACGgtattgttgttattaatCATGATTCAACCACTGGTAGAATGTGGAATAAAAACTATAACATCGACAAGACAAATTATTCAACATTGGCTAATTTACGTTGTAAAGTTGAACCTTTATCTCATTTACCAACTTTagaactttttttaaattggTTAATTGAAAATCCAAATGTCACTGCCATTttagatattaaatttacaaatgataaattgaTCCTTTTAAAGACTTACTCTTTAATGttatctattaaaaatgatatcaAATACTGGCAAACAAGAATTATATTCGGTCTTTGGATGCCTGATTGGTTTAAATATGGTTATGAAACTGGGGTTTTGAAAGACTTCAGAGTCATGGTAATCACTTTTTCTATGGATATATTAGAACAATTTATGGATTATtcgaaaaaattgaataatgatcattataaattatttgctGTCAGTATTCATTTCGTAGCTACATGGACAGAAAGATATAGATACGAACTCCAACCTATTCTGCATAAAGAAGATATCAAAACATTTGTTTGGACTATCAATAAAGCTTTGGATTTCCAAATGACTTCTCAAGTCCCTGGGATTTATGGTGTAGTCACTGATTTCCCAGAAGAAGCTAGAATTTTATGTGAGCAATATTATAAACCAGATGCTCTCACTGAAAAGTTTACCCTACCCAGATTCAATACTACTGAGGGATTCAGAGTTAGATTTTATTTAGctatttacaatttttttgctGCTTTAGTGATGTCTAAATGGGTCCATTATCCTATTTTTGGTTTCTCATTTGCACATttgatcttttttttcttgagATACATCGCATTCTTATGATAACGATGtaatacattttttttgctttttcattttattttgatttttttttcttttctcttATTATGtatcttctttttataCCCTTATATATTACACGACACATTTTATAAACAGCACAAGCTTACTAttcattcttttaaaactttgctttattattctttgtTATCTATATATTGTATAAGCACAAGTGAAAAAGTTACAActcaaaacaaaaaaattaaaaaaaaaagaaaaagagaaaataaaataaaataaactaaatcacaataaaataaaataaaataaaataaacttgcacattaatatttcatcaACACTATTTCAATCTCGCAATTGTTTTGTTATTATCCTTTAAAATATGATGCTAATAATAGGCATCGTCTGTTCGAATATTGCGCATCGCCTTTTTCCCTCTAATTTTAAACCtccaattttaattctaaattttttaattaagaATTTACAGTTAATTGTTAAAACAACCGCCTTgggaaataaaatacattgAATCAAATTAGAAAGGATTTACtagttgaaaaatattcaataaagTTTCACACTTGAAAGAATAAATCTtctaagaaaaaaaaataaattccGAATTTAAGATATACCTGTCCTTAGGAGAAAACCAAAGAAGTTTGGCCTAGGATcgttttgaaataatttgatacaaattttcaaaagttaAATTTGATTCTTACGTGAATTGTGACTTTGAAACTCTAATtgaattgatattaaattatattttactaTTTGTGATTAAGGGCCATTTCCATTGTTTACGTCATTATGTCTGAAAGTACAACAATTAAAGGTATTAAACAATCTATTAAAGATAGATTCCCATCAATTACACAGGCATCTATCTTCAATGGAACAGAAAATGGAAAtgtcaataaaaatattcacaGGGGGTGGAAGCGTATATTAGACGCCCAGAAAGATagcaaatacaaatattttaatattagtcCAGAaagtaaagaaaaatatttcaatccAAATGTAAGATTATTAGAAGATTCTCCATtagatttgaatttaaaatatagaatttgtaataaatgTGGTAAGCCATTAAGTTCTGATTCAATAATTGAtcatttggaaaaattttgTAAAGGATCAGATAgagatttaaaagataagaataataaaccttttttaaagaaaaatcatAAAGTCcataagaaaaataaaaagtcCAAAATTAATGGTATCAGtgatgacgatgatgatgatgatgatgatgatgtagatgacgatgacgatgatgtagatgacgatgacgatgatgatgatgaagacgattatgatgatgatcGAAATGGTAATAGCGATGATAGCTCTAGTAGCAAAAATGATcatataaaaaagaaacattctggaaataataatagggTTCGTAATATAATGGATGATGAtagtgatgatgaagagTTAAGCTCCGTAGATGACGTTGATCTTGATGTTAGTCTAACCAAAGATGGCGATGCAAGCACTAATAATGCAGAAGATCTAagtgataaaaataatgcaaatggtaaaaataataatgatgaagataacAACAAAGACAACAATAGTAAGAATTCTGATAAGTATAACGATAATAGTAACGATAATGGTACtgatagtaataataataataacggCGGAAACAGTAgcagtaataataataataatgataataataataacaacaataacaataacaataataataataataataataataataataacagcagtaataataatagtaataatagcagtaatactaataataacagcAAGAATAAGAATAAGAGAAATCCTATCGACGAcaatttgaaagaattacAATCGCCTAATAAGAAACAAAAAGTTTCTGAGCAAAGCACTccaagtaaaaataaaactgaTATTGTGGAGAACGATACAGAAAATGGCATCTCATCGAACGTTACAAGATCAGATTCAGTGTCTGCATCTATTCCAGGTACTACTAGTGCAAATGGATCTAAGAAAAGCCAAAGAAAAGTCAAGCAAAGAAATCCAACCGAAAAacatttaattgattttgataaGCAGTGTGGTGTTGCTTTACCAGAAGGTGGGTACTGTGCAAGATCTTTAACATGTAAATCCCATTCAATGGGCGCTAAAAGAGCAGTTGTTGGTAGAACAAAAACTTATGATCAATTGTTAGCTGAATATCATAAAGAACATAAAACTAAGATTGGTGCAGCTGCAGAAAAGCGTGCTCAACTACAagaacaattgaaaaaggagaaaattattcaaaaggaaaagaaaaaggcTCAACAATCTGCTAGAAACAAGCAGAGAAAGAATGCTTCAGCcaatagtaaaaaaaataataagaatgCAAAAGATACTAAGAATAGTAAAAAagtagaagaagaaaatattccaaCAATTACTCCAGAAGAAGAAACTACTCAGGTATTAAATGGTATATCTAGATCTTTACCTTTGCCGTTAGATGGTACTGTGCTTTCCTCTACAAGAAAGAGaaccaaatattttagaatgAGGGAAATGTTTGCATCATCATTTCCAGTTAAACCAGGCTATTCATCACCAGGTTATGGTGCAATTCACTCTCGTGTTGGTTGTTTAGATTTGGATAGAACCACAGACTATAAATTCCGTATACGTATTCCACAGCCAATAAATCAACAGTCAGGTCACTCTGAACATCATCAAAACTTAACTTCtcaacaaattcaaaaattacaacagcaacagcaacaacgATTAATGCAGGCACAGATGATGAATCAAcaacataataataaaattccaaataataCGAGTGTAAATCAAGGTTCTAAACCTGTACAGGCGGGTAGAACTCCTGCCGAACTAGAGAGACtacaacagcaacagcaacagcagcAGCAACAAGTAAAGAAACAACAGATGGAaacttctaatttttcagcATCTATCAATACCCTTCCAAacacaaatacaaatataaatacttCCAATAATCAAACTGCTTTGAGCTCTCCAGGAAATATGATTAACAGTAATGTAGGATCGCCAAATGTAGCCAATCAGGCCATTGGTAGTCCCGTGAATATTGGCATAAAACAGCCTAATAGTTAGTTAAACTGTAATATTACCTTCTCATAAAATTCATTACGAAATATACCAGACGATAGATTGCATTTTACCTtttattctaattctaacattttcattaacaCTAACattgtaataatagtattcatatttctttcatttttttcacattTATAGTTTATcactatttatttataaaaagcAATTCACcaaaaaacaatttatttttt
The window above is part of the Henningerozyma blattae CBS 6284 chromosome 2, complete genome genome. Proteins encoded here:
- the MNP1 gene encoding mitochondrial 54S ribosomal protein bL12m (similar to Saccharomyces cerevisiae MNP1 (YGL068W); ancestral locus Anc_6.213), yielding MSSSRILLRNSLSIARPSRVLFNSRIVNSSARLLWTQSPSYNSISKDDSIKKEESAPSKAVQEVSPKIQALVDQISALTLLETASLVTELKTKLNIPDFAMAAPAVATAGSANGAAAVSEEDGESSGAKKESKEKTVFNIKLDSFETKSKPKIIKEVKGLLGLSLVEAKKFVEAAPKLLKENVAKDDADKIKKTLEDLGAKVTLE
- the TBLA0B05310 gene encoding uncharacterized protein (similar to Saccharomyces cerevisiae HRR25 (YPL204W); ancestral locus Anc_6.215), with the protein product MDLRVGRKFRIGRKIGSGSFGDIYHGTNLVSGEEVAIKLESIRSRHPQLDYESRVYKYLTGGVGIPFIRWFGREGEYNAMVMDLLGPSLEDLFNYCHRQFSFKTVIMLALQMICRVQYIHGRSFIHRDIKPDNFLMGVGRRGSTVHVIDLGLSKKYRDFNTHRHIPYRENKSLTGTARYASVNTHLGIEQSRRDDLESLGYVLIYFCKGSLPWQGLKATTKKQKYDRILEKKLCISVEVLCAGLPEEFSQYMNYCKNLKFDERPDYLFLARLFKDLSIKLEYHNDHLFDWTMLRYTKAMVEKSVPQLTQTNSNNANSNNIKDNNATNLNDNSNNNNNNDNINNNNNNNNNNNTATATATNNNNGSDNKQEEKEQFKNIKLLAMKKFATHFHYCKIDAVNAGDKHYPIPEEIKQQTQENLTAADFLPPELLILIEKNMDNLKQNAQQNNNNDNNNNNNNNNPTRILQQASPQHPQHVQQGGVTQYPPQNTASPAPAATNTNNNGTTQYAPQLTDRRDTRPSGQDIWL
- the PGC1 gene encoding phosphatidylglycerol phospholipase (similar to Saccharomyces cerevisiae YPL206C; ancestral locus Anc_6.217), whose protein sequence is MVVIAGHRGYRGKYPENTMMAFENAYSTVDIIETDLQMTADGIVVINHDSTTGRMWNKNYNIDKTNYSTLANLRCKVEPLSHLPTLELFLNWLIENPNVTAILDIKFTNDKLILLKTYSLMLSIKNDIKYWQTRIIFGLWMPDWFKYGYETGVLKDFRVMVITFSMDILEQFMDYSKKLNNDHYKLFAVSIHFVATWTERYRYELQPILHKEDIKTFVWTINKALDFQMTSQVPGIYGVVTDFPEEARILCEQYYKPDALTEKFTLPRFNTTEGFRVRFYLAIYNFFAALVMSKWVHYPIFGFSFAHLIFFFLRYIAFL
- the TBLA0B05280 gene encoding cell envelope integrity protein TolA — translated: MFVSNSAPQSIQRVFDNSISSSNEKYIQFLENKILNVQQKLEDLYEKDISDEEQLIEEIDKLQSMESKYVNLLRKKQMEIKMDIARSHAMSVQFNNMNNISFNQPHQQNLVSTTAEPHYEEHPDTDNNNEQADESTPNRYQRLLGSEPFYMNNKIGMEDTHIQTENDEQPPATNQTPIVLQRDPVDTADQPSNKNSAREIVKNGIESKIKMMMEARAQKETSDAGIVRIEAEKEAKIDAEKKAKREAEAKARREAESKAAAVAAEKARKEAEAKVTIERAKKEDAN
- the RPB9 gene encoding DNA-directed RNA polymerase II core subunit RPB9 (similar to Saccharomyces cerevisiae RPB9 (YGL070C); ancestral locus Anc_6.212) translates to MTTFRFCRDCNNMLYPREDKESMRLLFECRTCSYVEEAGSSLVYRHELITNIGETAGVVQDIGSDPTLPRSDRECPNCHAKENVFFQSQQRRKDTSMVLFFVCLGCSHIFTSDQKNTRKQFS
- the NPY1 gene encoding NAD(+) diphosphatase (similar to Saccharomyces cerevisiae NPY1 (YGL067W); ancestral locus Anc_6.216), which translates into the protein MFFTADGINRITFLRSDPIFQEKLLQFQYSKTIVFLKGRALAVKDNPKSLYLPYLTDVSNILAKYREVFTTSPENITPFDNQFSLVFLGLSTEYSQDDHVFRYNDYMGVPVFGIDIRQDDYVIPQSTTVLESMAQAFTLSKFHASIYSYAQMYLKWQLKYKFCPGCGSRMYLLDLGTKVHCSSSSKENMCPVKNANVDNIWFPRTDPIIITSITNMDGSKFLIGRNKRARKTEQEGGFRLFSTVAGFMEPGESVEQACVREAWEETGVRASSENVVLVSSQPWPYPANLMIGCITKVEFNGVNENVYLGHDPELEEAIWFDTQLLIDALVRCGENTSNLISLTDDIKFPGDRTIAFTLLKEIASRYVKPKL